A genomic stretch from Tribolium castaneum strain GA2 chromosome 6, icTriCast1.1, whole genome shotgun sequence includes:
- the gw gene encoding protein Gawky isoform X2, which produces MRAPTPSEPKSTFPTYQVPQVSAMRGSAPPVQVARAAWGGRADPPSQPIAAKGATSVINGSSCRLNGNSNIRMQSVTENCLLNSVTVPKIQRKDHCKVAHNNSDKLVCKFGALPLGRDIPNQKSDDLEVLDLNALKNLTSCDNNDEHCDDDEMCREPHVQRTSDNHTPPLRLRGGGESSLSTGTSGWGTPPSQQASNNNANTSSGWGTANPANQNNTGTQQWNNNANRPPTSSQGPTQDANKANSNLNSNGQQQTPASQPNNSSWGQPGAKPPTTNNGPQPTTSTSSAKPPNPTAQPNTTTSTKQQLEQLNNMREAIFSQDGWGGQHVNQDTNWDIPGSPEPSMKMDGSAPPPWKPAINNGTELWEANLRNGGQPPPQPQQKTPWGHTPSTNIGGTWGEDDDADSSNVWTGVPSGQQQWGNTANSGGMWGGPKKESEWGAAAGNPGWGDPRTATDPRATGGIDPRDMRPDLRDMRAGSSDPMRLLDPREQMRLAGSDMRGDPRGITGRLNGAGAADAFWGQAGPHTGTQHIHHQNKMPVGPGNGAGWEEPSPPTQRRNMPNYDDGTSLWGNPQQGASMGRGSTAGPPGMAQSRIKPDGSVWCHGRNGSWDETGPGWDESVGGWNKQKMAGTHLWGDNEIDWGHNKGPKQNLTKEMIWNSKCFRMLMDMGYKKEDVETALRRGDMNYEDALEILGSRNPDGWRNRHDDHYDHQQFPGQRFPSGPPGQMSFPQGNNAPNLLNNMNSSGGPNNSLINNISPAGVHKMLTQGGGGSQGFGAVSAAGRNLQPQSQPSTQQLRMLVQQIQMAVQAGYLNHQILNQPLAPQTLILLNQLLQQIKTLQQLMTQQSVAQSQCINGKPNSALLQCSVLITKTKQQITNLQNQIAAQQAIYVKQQNHGSIGGGQSDLFKTAAPMHDSINALQSNFADLGIKDQVNQSQSRLNQWINKDKEEGGEFSRAPGSSSKPLATSPNMNPLGLTQPDGPWSSGRTGDGGWPESGGGDSSNDGKDAQWPTPTQPSLSDLVPEFEPGKPWKGNQIKSIEDDPSITPGSVVRSSLSIATIKDTELFQMNPNNKSPPAGDTIQPLSLSSSTWSFNPPSSTSSAFTSPQNKLPSSKSGLGELNPTTAVTSELWAAPKSRGPPPGLSAKGGALVNGWSSAASWGGGQRGSGSWGGSPWLLLRNLTAQIDGSTLRTLCMQHGPLQSFHLYLHQGFALAKYSTREEATKAQTALNNCVLGNTTILAENPSEWDANALLQQVASQQSSSGAWRGSTKQPSTGSDTWSTGWSNSQSSASLWGSTTLDTTDPARATPSSLNSFLPGDLLGGESM; this is translated from the exons TCGCCGCTAAAGGCGCCACATCTGTGATAAACGGCTCAAGTTGCCGTTTAAACGGCAACTCTAATATTAGAATGCAATCTGTGACCGAAAACTGTCTTCTGAACTCTGTTACCGTACCAAAAATACAACGTAAAGACCACTGCAAGGTCGCCCACAATAATAGCGATAAGTTAGTATGTAAGTTTGGTGCTTTACCCCTCGGACGAGACATTCCCAACCAAAAGTCTGATGACCTCGAAGTACTCGACCTCAATGCACTGAAGAACCTCACTAGCTGCGATAACAACGACGAACACTGCGACGACGACGAAATGTGCCGTGAGCCCCACGTTCAGCGCACAAGCGATAATCATACGCCGCCTCTGAGATTAAGAGGCGGTGGCGAAAGTTCGCTCAGCACCGGCACTTCTGGCTGGGGCACCCCACCCTCACAACAGGCCAGTAATAATAACG CTAACACTTCGAGCGGCTGGGGAACAGCCAATCCCGCTAATCAAAACAATACAGGCACTCAGCAATGGAACAATAACGCTAATCGACCACCGACCTCAAGCCAGGGACCTACGCAAGATG cCAACAAGGCCAATTCTAACCTGAATTCGAATGGACAACAACAAACACCCGCCTCACAACCAAACAATTCCAGTTGGGGTCAACCAGGTGCAAAACCACCAACAACCAACAATGGACCCCAACCTACAACTTCGACATCTTCAGCTAAACCACCCAATCCCACCGCCCAACCCAACACGACCACTTCAACCAAACAACAACTTGAACAACTCAACAACATGAGAGAAGCCATCTTCAGCCAAGACGGTTGGGGAGGC CAACATGTGAATCAAGACACGAACTGGGACATCCCCGGCAGTCCCGAACCCTCGATGAAGATGGACGGTTCAGCTCCACCTCCTTGGAAGCCAGCAATCAACAACGGCACCGAACTATGGGAAGCCAATTTGCGTAACGGCGGTCAGCCGCCTCCACAGCCCCAACAGAAAACCCCATGGGGTCACACCCCCTCGACCAACATTGGCGGTACCTGGGGCGAAGACGACGACGCCGACAGTTCAAACGTATGGACCGGTGTCCCCTCAGGCCAGCAACAATGGGGCAATACTGCCAATAGTGGCGGTATGTGGGGCGGTCCGAAAAAAGAGTCCGAATGGGGCGCAGCGGCTGGAAACCCTGGCTGGGGCGATCCGCGCACTGCCACCGATCCACGTGCAACTGGAGGCATTGATCCGCGCGATATGCGTCCAGATTTGCGAGATATGCGAGCCGGAAGTTCGGATCCGATGCGTTTGTTAGATCCGAGAGAACAAATGAGACTGGCTGGAAGTGATATGAGAGGCGATCCGAGAGGAATCACCGGAAGACTGAATGGTGCTGGAGCCGCTGATGCGTTCTGGGGACAAGCGGGACCGCATACAGGGACACAACATATTCATCATCAGAATAAAATGCCGGTGGGACCTGGAAATGGGGCCGGATGGGAAGAACCATCGCCGCCGACACAAAGACGTAATATGCCCAATTATGATGACGGTACTTCGCTCTGGGGCAACCCTCAGCAAG GGGCAAGTATGGGACGCGGTAGCACCGCTGGTCCACCTGGAATGGCTCAGTCCCGTATAAAACCAGACGGTTCAGTGTGGTGTCATGGGCGAAATGGTTCATGGGACGAAACCGGACCGGGATGGGACGAATCCGTGGGCGGTTGGAACAAACAGAAAATGGCCGGGACCCATCTATGGGGCGACAACGAAATCGACTGGGGCCACAACAAAGGACCCAAGCAAAATCTCACGAAAGAAATGATCTGGAACTCTAAGTGTTTCCGAATGTTGATGGATATGGGCTACAAA aaagaGGACGTCGAGACGGCGCTTCGCCGCGGCGACATGAACTACGAAGACGCTCTTGAAATCCTGGGTTCGCGTAATCCGGACGGCTGGCGAAACCGCCACGACGACCACTACGACCATCAGCAGTTCCCGGGTCAGCGTTTCCCGTCTGGACCCCCAGGCCAAATGTCGTTCCCGCAGGGCAACAACGCCCCGAACCTCCTCAATAACATGAACAGTTCAGGTGGGCCAAATAATTCACTCATTAATAACATCTCGCCTGCTGGAGTACACAAAATGTTGACACAAGGCGGCGGCGGTTCGCAAGGTTTTGGTGCTGTTTCGGCGGCCGGACGCAATCTTCAACCCCAATCGCAACCCTCAACTCAACAATTACGAATGCTCGTACAACAAATACAGATGGCCGTGCAAGCTGGTTATCTTAATCATCAAATTCTCAATCAACCGTTGGCACCGCAAACTTTGATTCTCTTGAATCAATTGTTGCAACAGATTAAGACACTTCAACAGTTGATGACACAACAGTCGGTTGCACAGTCGCAATGCATCAACGGGAAGCCGAACAGTGCACTCTTGCAGTGTTCGGTGTTGATTACGAAGACTAAACAACAGATTACGAATTTGCAAAATCAGATTGCTGCACAACAAGCCATCTATGTCAAACAACAAAACCATGGAAGTATCGGTGGGGGACAGTCGGATTTGTTCAAGACGGCTGCACCGATGCATGACTCGATTAATGCCCTACAGAGCAATTTCGCCGATTTGGGGATTAAGGATCAAGTG AATCAGAGTCAATCGAGGCTTAACCAATGGATCAATAAGGATAAAGAAGAAGGTGGAGAGTTTAGTCGTGCCCCAGGTTCATCGTCAAAACCTTTGGCTACCTCACCTAACATGAATCCACTAGGGTTGACCCAACCCGATGG TCCTTGGTCTAGCGGCCGAACTGGCGACGGTGGTTGGCCAGAATCCGGCGGCGGCGATTCATCAAACGATGGTAAAGACGCACAGTGGCCTACGCCTACTCAACCATCCTTGTCTGATTTAGTACCTGAATTTGAACCTGGAAAGCCCTGGAAG GGTAATCAAATAAAATCGATCGAAGACGATCCCAGTATTACTCCCGGTTCAGTAGTGCGTTCGTCACTCTCAATCGCCACCATAAAAGACACCGAACTGTTCCAAATGAATCCGAATAACAAGAGCCCCCCGGCCGGCGACACAATCCAGCCTTTAAGTCTCAGCTCGTCGACTTGGAGTTTCAATCCGCCGTCGTCGACATCGAGCGCGTTCACTAG TCCTCAGAATAAGTTGCCGTCATCGAAGAGTGGTCTAGGTGAGTTGAATCCGACCACAGCTGTCACGTCCGAATTATGGGCGGCTCCGAAAAGTCGCGGCCCGCCACCAGGTCTGTCCGCCAAAGGTGGAGCCCTGGTCAATGGCTGGTCGTCGGCGGCGTCGTGGGGCGGCGGCCAACGGGGCTCTGGAAGTTGGGGCGGGTCTCCGTGGCTTCTCCTGCGCAATTTGACCGCTCAG ATTGACGGGTCGACTCTACGCACACTGTGTATGCAACACGGCCCATTGCAAAGTTTCCACCTTTACCTGCATCAAGGTTTCGCTCTTGCCAAATACTCGACACGTGAAGAAGCTACTAAA GCTCAAACTGCCTTAAACAATTGCGTGCTCGGTAATACGACGATTTTGGCGGAGAATCCGTCAGAATGGGACGCCAATGCTCTGCTGCAACAAGTTGCAAGTCAACAGAGTTCATCGGGAGCGTGGAGAGGTTCCACCAAGCAGCCCAGTACAGGGAGCGACACCTGGAGTACTGGCTGGTCAAACAGTCAATCATCAGCTAGTCTATGGGGTAGCACCACCTTGGATACGACTGATCCGGCACGTGCTACACCCTCGAGCCTAAACTCGTTTCTTCCCGGCGACCTCCTCGGCGGTGAGTCAAtgtaa
- the gw gene encoding protein Gawky isoform X4, translating into MRAPTPSEPKSTFPTYQVPQVSAMRGSAPPVQVARAAWGGRADPPSQPIAAKGATSVINGSSCRLNGNSNIRMQSVTENCLLNSVTVPKIQRKDHCKVAHNNSDKLVCKFGALPLGRDIPNQKSDDLEVLDLNALKNLTSCDNNDEHCDDDEMCREPHVQRTSDNHTPPLRLRGGGESSLSTGTSGWGTPPSQQASNNNANTSSGWGTANPANQNNTGTQQWNNNANRPPTSSQGPTQDANKANSNLNSNGQQQTPASQPNNSSWGQPGAKPPTTNNGPQPTTSTSSAKPPNPTAQPNTTTSTKQQLEQLNNMREAIFSQDGWGGQHVNQDTNWDIPGSPEPSMKMDGSAPPPWKPAINNGTELWEANLRNGGQPPPQPQQKTPWGHTPSTNIGGTWGEDDDADSSNVWTGVPSGQQQWGNTANSGGMWGGPKKESEWGAAAGNPGWGDPRTATDPRATGGIDPRDMRPDLRDMRAGSSDPMRLLDPREQMRLAGSDMRGDPRGITGRLNGAGAADAFWGQAGPHTGTQHIHHQNKMPVGPGNGAGWEEPSPPTQRRNMPNYDDGTSLWGNPQQGSHWKDLPTGASMGRGSTAGPPGMAQSRIKPDGSVWCHGRNGSWDETGPGWDESVGGWNKQKMAGTHLWGDNEIDWGHNKGPKQNLTKEMIWNSKCFRMLMDMGYKKEDVETALRRGDMNYEDALEILGSRNPDGWRNRHDDHYDHQQFPGQRFPSGPPGQMSFPQGNNAPNLLNNMNSSGGGGSQGFGAVSAAGRNLQPQSQPSTQQLRMLVQQIQMAVQAGYLNHQILNQPLAPQTLILLNQLLQQIKTLQQLMTQQSVAQSQCINGKPNSALLQCSVLITKTKQQITNLQNQIAAQQAIYVKQQNHGSIGGGQSDLFKTAAPMHDSINALQSNFADLGIKDQVNQSQSRLNQWINKDKEEGGEFSRAPGSSSKPLATSPNMNPLGLTQPDGPWSSGRTGDGGWPESGGGDSSNDGKDAQWPTPTQPSLSDLVPEFEPGKPWKGNQIKSIEDDPSITPGSVVRSSLSIATIKDTELFQMNPNNKSPPAGDTIQPLSLSSSTWSFNPPSSTSSAFTSPQNKLPSSKSGLGELNPTTAVTSELWAAPKSRGPPPGLSAKGGALVNGWSSAASWGGGQRGSGSWGGSPWLLLRNLTAQIDGSTLRTLCMQHGPLQSFHLYLHQGFALAKYSTREEATKAQTALNNCVLGNTTILAENPSEWDANALLQQVASQQSSSGAWRGSTKQPSTGSDTWSTGWSNSQSSASLWGSTTLDTTDPARATPSSLNSFLPGDLLGGESM; encoded by the exons TCGCCGCTAAAGGCGCCACATCTGTGATAAACGGCTCAAGTTGCCGTTTAAACGGCAACTCTAATATTAGAATGCAATCTGTGACCGAAAACTGTCTTCTGAACTCTGTTACCGTACCAAAAATACAACGTAAAGACCACTGCAAGGTCGCCCACAATAATAGCGATAAGTTAGTATGTAAGTTTGGTGCTTTACCCCTCGGACGAGACATTCCCAACCAAAAGTCTGATGACCTCGAAGTACTCGACCTCAATGCACTGAAGAACCTCACTAGCTGCGATAACAACGACGAACACTGCGACGACGACGAAATGTGCCGTGAGCCCCACGTTCAGCGCACAAGCGATAATCATACGCCGCCTCTGAGATTAAGAGGCGGTGGCGAAAGTTCGCTCAGCACCGGCACTTCTGGCTGGGGCACCCCACCCTCACAACAGGCCAGTAATAATAACG CTAACACTTCGAGCGGCTGGGGAACAGCCAATCCCGCTAATCAAAACAATACAGGCACTCAGCAATGGAACAATAACGCTAATCGACCACCGACCTCAAGCCAGGGACCTACGCAAGATG cCAACAAGGCCAATTCTAACCTGAATTCGAATGGACAACAACAAACACCCGCCTCACAACCAAACAATTCCAGTTGGGGTCAACCAGGTGCAAAACCACCAACAACCAACAATGGACCCCAACCTACAACTTCGACATCTTCAGCTAAACCACCCAATCCCACCGCCCAACCCAACACGACCACTTCAACCAAACAACAACTTGAACAACTCAACAACATGAGAGAAGCCATCTTCAGCCAAGACGGTTGGGGAGGC CAACATGTGAATCAAGACACGAACTGGGACATCCCCGGCAGTCCCGAACCCTCGATGAAGATGGACGGTTCAGCTCCACCTCCTTGGAAGCCAGCAATCAACAACGGCACCGAACTATGGGAAGCCAATTTGCGTAACGGCGGTCAGCCGCCTCCACAGCCCCAACAGAAAACCCCATGGGGTCACACCCCCTCGACCAACATTGGCGGTACCTGGGGCGAAGACGACGACGCCGACAGTTCAAACGTATGGACCGGTGTCCCCTCAGGCCAGCAACAATGGGGCAATACTGCCAATAGTGGCGGTATGTGGGGCGGTCCGAAAAAAGAGTCCGAATGGGGCGCAGCGGCTGGAAACCCTGGCTGGGGCGATCCGCGCACTGCCACCGATCCACGTGCAACTGGAGGCATTGATCCGCGCGATATGCGTCCAGATTTGCGAGATATGCGAGCCGGAAGTTCGGATCCGATGCGTTTGTTAGATCCGAGAGAACAAATGAGACTGGCTGGAAGTGATATGAGAGGCGATCCGAGAGGAATCACCGGAAGACTGAATGGTGCTGGAGCCGCTGATGCGTTCTGGGGACAAGCGGGACCGCATACAGGGACACAACATATTCATCATCAGAATAAAATGCCGGTGGGACCTGGAAATGGGGCCGGATGGGAAGAACCATCGCCGCCGACACAAAGACGTAATATGCCCAATTATGATGACGGTACTTCGCTCTGGGGCAACCCTCAGCAAG GCTCTCACTGGAAAGATCTGCCCACAGGGGCAAGTATGGGACGCGGTAGCACCGCTGGTCCACCTGGAATGGCTCAGTCCCGTATAAAACCAGACGGTTCAGTGTGGTGTCATGGGCGAAATGGTTCATGGGACGAAACCGGACCGGGATGGGACGAATCCGTGGGCGGTTGGAACAAACAGAAAATGGCCGGGACCCATCTATGGGGCGACAACGAAATCGACTGGGGCCACAACAAAGGACCCAAGCAAAATCTCACGAAAGAAATGATCTGGAACTCTAAGTGTTTCCGAATGTTGATGGATATGGGCTACAAA aaagaGGACGTCGAGACGGCGCTTCGCCGCGGCGACATGAACTACGAAGACGCTCTTGAAATCCTGGGTTCGCGTAATCCGGACGGCTGGCGAAACCGCCACGACGACCACTACGACCATCAGCAGTTCCCGGGTCAGCGTTTCCCGTCTGGACCCCCAGGCCAAATGTCGTTCCCGCAGGGCAACAACGCCCCGAACCTCCTCAATAACATGAACAGTTCAG GCGGCGGCGGTTCGCAAGGTTTTGGTGCTGTTTCGGCGGCCGGACGCAATCTTCAACCCCAATCGCAACCCTCAACTCAACAATTACGAATGCTCGTACAACAAATACAGATGGCCGTGCAAGCTGGTTATCTTAATCATCAAATTCTCAATCAACCGTTGGCACCGCAAACTTTGATTCTCTTGAATCAATTGTTGCAACAGATTAAGACACTTCAACAGTTGATGACACAACAGTCGGTTGCACAGTCGCAATGCATCAACGGGAAGCCGAACAGTGCACTCTTGCAGTGTTCGGTGTTGATTACGAAGACTAAACAACAGATTACGAATTTGCAAAATCAGATTGCTGCACAACAAGCCATCTATGTCAAACAACAAAACCATGGAAGTATCGGTGGGGGACAGTCGGATTTGTTCAAGACGGCTGCACCGATGCATGACTCGATTAATGCCCTACAGAGCAATTTCGCCGATTTGGGGATTAAGGATCAAGTG AATCAGAGTCAATCGAGGCTTAACCAATGGATCAATAAGGATAAAGAAGAAGGTGGAGAGTTTAGTCGTGCCCCAGGTTCATCGTCAAAACCTTTGGCTACCTCACCTAACATGAATCCACTAGGGTTGACCCAACCCGATGG TCCTTGGTCTAGCGGCCGAACTGGCGACGGTGGTTGGCCAGAATCCGGCGGCGGCGATTCATCAAACGATGGTAAAGACGCACAGTGGCCTACGCCTACTCAACCATCCTTGTCTGATTTAGTACCTGAATTTGAACCTGGAAAGCCCTGGAAG GGTAATCAAATAAAATCGATCGAAGACGATCCCAGTATTACTCCCGGTTCAGTAGTGCGTTCGTCACTCTCAATCGCCACCATAAAAGACACCGAACTGTTCCAAATGAATCCGAATAACAAGAGCCCCCCGGCCGGCGACACAATCCAGCCTTTAAGTCTCAGCTCGTCGACTTGGAGTTTCAATCCGCCGTCGTCGACATCGAGCGCGTTCACTAG TCCTCAGAATAAGTTGCCGTCATCGAAGAGTGGTCTAGGTGAGTTGAATCCGACCACAGCTGTCACGTCCGAATTATGGGCGGCTCCGAAAAGTCGCGGCCCGCCACCAGGTCTGTCCGCCAAAGGTGGAGCCCTGGTCAATGGCTGGTCGTCGGCGGCGTCGTGGGGCGGCGGCCAACGGGGCTCTGGAAGTTGGGGCGGGTCTCCGTGGCTTCTCCTGCGCAATTTGACCGCTCAG ATTGACGGGTCGACTCTACGCACACTGTGTATGCAACACGGCCCATTGCAAAGTTTCCACCTTTACCTGCATCAAGGTTTCGCTCTTGCCAAATACTCGACACGTGAAGAAGCTACTAAA GCTCAAACTGCCTTAAACAATTGCGTGCTCGGTAATACGACGATTTTGGCGGAGAATCCGTCAGAATGGGACGCCAATGCTCTGCTGCAACAAGTTGCAAGTCAACAGAGTTCATCGGGAGCGTGGAGAGGTTCCACCAAGCAGCCCAGTACAGGGAGCGACACCTGGAGTACTGGCTGGTCAAACAGTCAATCATCAGCTAGTCTATGGGGTAGCACCACCTTGGATACGACTGATCCGGCACGTGCTACACCCTCGAGCCTAAACTCGTTTCTTCCCGGCGACCTCCTCGGCGGTGAGTCAAtgtaa